Below is a window of Montipora capricornis isolate CH-2021 unplaced genomic scaffold, ASM3666992v2 scaffold_485, whole genome shotgun sequence DNA.
CGTTTTCAGAGCCGTCGTCTTCGTTGTTGCTTGAAAACTATGTTAAGGAACTTTAAAACCGTTATAAAGCCAGAACAAGCCGTGGAATGAGTTAGATGTAATCCATTATCGTCAGTACACTTATCAAACAAAGCAAGTTGAACTAAGAGCTCTTTTGCTGAAAATTACCTCTCTGCTAACTAGTAGACCATAGGAACgttgttttgattttgcttCATAGACTTGGATTGTTTTAAACCGAGGTTCTTCCTGCCCTCTCCTCCAGAGATGCAAAGTTATGGTAAGGAACGAGCTGCGATCCCGATTTATTGTGTCCCATTATCTTGCTCCTAATTGTGTTCATTTGAcattctttcattcatttatttcccCATTTATTAAGAGAATTACAAGGTCTAAAAGCTCACTACATGAAGTAAATGGGAAGGGCAACGATATAGGTAAACTAGTTAGATGCCCTTTAAATTAAGTTGCATTTTATTTAAGATAAAGATAATTACAATAAGCAAAAGGAAAGGAGGAACACATAGTTAAGGGATACTAAACAGTAAGTGCAGTAGttagtactgagcaaaataattCTGAAAAAGATATCTTTTAAATAGATGTTTATTTGACATACTACGAATGAATAGAAGAATATTATTCCAATAAtaacatccaataattgttgggCAGAAGTTCCTTATATTTGTTATAAAAGAACTGGGATTTAGATACTGTAAGGATGTGCTTCGAGTAGtataattatgttgctcagatacAAAAGATAGAGTAAGATTTGATGGTTTGTTATCTACGATAAGATCATAAAATAGTTGACAAGTTTTTAACTTCACAATATCAGGAAATTTAATCAGGCCAAGATTAACATAATGGGGAGTAATATGCTCACGAAGTGGTACCTCATTGATGATTCTTaaagctttgttttgcagcTTTACCACTTGAGATATGGCAGCTTCGTAGCTATTACCCCATAATACGCAGCCATAagttaaataaagatatataaGGGCATAATAGATACTTGTTAAGATTTTTGGGTACATGacgttttaattttgcaataatatttatgCTTTTACTGATTTTACCACTAATATAATCGATATGATGGTGCCATGATAGGGAACAATCAATGATTAATCCTAAGTAGTTAGCACTGTGAGGCTGCTCAAGATACTGATCCGCTAATTTAAGAGGGGtgtataaattataattaagttTTTGCCGTGGTTGGAATACTATATATTTTGTCTtacttaaatttaaagttagctTATTTGAGCATAGCCAGTCATAAATGGCGGGTAATTCAGAGTTTCTTAGGCGTAGCAATGCTAATGCTCATTGTTTAAAAATTCAAGCGACATACGTTGTCTGAAAGGTTCCCCCATAAGTTTACTTAAGCGTCCTCTTCAAATGTACCGTATTTATCATTGTCTTTTCCATTGTCGATCAGTGGTGACGACATAGTGTCCGGATCCTCTCGGCTGGTTGTTGGCTGGTCCCGTACTTCTTCAGGATTGTGCGGGTTGGCTGGTACAACAGGAACCCTTCCAAGTAGCAGAATTATGCAAACGACGAGGCCGCATAAGACAATGCTGTTGACAACCACAAGCATCCAAATGATGGATGAGGACCTGATTGGATTCAAAAGTGCATATCTAATGTTCATAAAGGAGAAATGAAGGGTGAGAAGAACCAAGGTCTCCGCTGTGTTTTCTAATGCGATTTTTTGGTAGGAGTCCCGGAAGGGCCTGAAGAGAAGCTGGAAGCAAAGAGACGCTATAAGGACAAGGCAAACGGCAATGGTCTGAAATGACAGTACCCGCGGGATAAACGATAGTGAGAATGCGATTAGCATACGACGAAGGAGAAAAAGGATCTCGAAATAGGAACGGTACTCCTTTTTATACGACAGATAGATAGAGCCAAGCCAGCTGTCCAAAGTCTCTTGTTCATTCGGGTCAAGTTGGTCTCTTTTGCCAACGTACTTCTGGAGCAGTGGTAGGAAAACTGCAAACGGTACCCCAACAACATAAATAACAAGAGCAAGCCAACCGAATGCCAGTAACAATTTGTAAGTAGGACCATTGCACTGCAGCCAAGGCGCCTCCAAAAAGTAGCGGTAACCACTGTCGTCACCGCATGAAGCCAGGACAGAAGCAGTTTTCTTGACAATGGGGAAATAGGTTAGGTTCAGGGACACGATAGAAAGGTGGAGACAGTTATTACGCAAAAGGAATCGTCTGTCAAGTAAGCCACGAAATCTGAGAATAGCATTCGCTAAAGCATAATAAAGAGAAATGGCCGCAATACAGATGACAGGCAGAAGAATTAAAGCTATCAGGCCACCGAGTGGCGTGAACAAACTCGGTAAAACGCAAGCCAATCCAGAGAACCGAAAGTTTACCACGTTGCTAACGAAGCGTTGAGCCTCAAGAACTTCTTCTGGCCATATATCGCTGCTGGAAATCAAAGCGTCTAAAGtctgaaaataaaaaacaccGATCTTGAAAATTCCGCTAGCAGCCTTACCCCTTCCAGCCAGGCCAATAAGCAGGGCCACAACATTGAGTTCAAGTAGCCAACCAGGAATTATTCGAAGCATGGCTAAAACTGCAAGGAGAATGACTTGCATAAACACGAATAAGACTGAAAGAAAACGCTTGTTTTCGTAAAAGACAGAGAAGGCCAGAGTTAGCAACGCCATAGTCAGCACAGCAAGCGCCGCCAAAATGTAGACGCTGGTCTTTGATTTGGGACAAGCGAAACAGAGTATTCCCTGTTTGTAGAAGCCTCTTTCACACTTCGAACAAAATCGGTCTTTGCTTCCTTTCATACAGATGCACGAGTCCTTGCAAACTGTAGTTATCCTCGACAAGGACTTATTTCCGTCCTTTTCCCATTTAATGCCACAGTAGCAGATTCCATGTGGGTTACATGACGTAATTACTTGAGAACTAGTACCCATGACCTGTGAGCACCTGATCATGTGAGTCACGTTTTTGTCACGCGACgaaggccaatatccagcttTTATGACCATATTCTGCACAGGCGGCATTTCGTCTTTACACACCGCACCTTCCATACAAGGCAAACAGGTGTTGCCTGATCCGTAGAAACCGATATCGCAAATGCAAAGACGGTAATGGTAGTAGCTGGGATCCAAGATCACTAAGCCATTGTTGTAGCTAAGTCGAGCGTTCGGGCATCTAAATCTATCCGAAGGATTTCTGCGCTTTAAAGTTGTCAAATCTACCATTATGTAACTCGGTAATGCTCCACTTTCATCCTTTTTCTGCATGTGGGGATTTTTTGAAACGTCAAGAGTTTCCAACGCAAGTAGTTTCGCAAACTGCTGAGGAATTTGTCCAGAAAGGTTGTTTGCTGAAACAACAAGACTGAGAAGAAACAGCATGTTACTAGGCGGTGGTGGAAGCTCTCCGGAAATATTGTTGCCGCTCAAATCCACAGAGATGAAGCTTTGGAAGTCCCACAGCTTGGAGGGAATAGTACCAAAGAAATGGCATAAGCTTATGTTTAGAATACGTAATGATTGATTGATCGGTCTTATGGACGCCAAAAAGTCGTCGAACCTCATGGTCAACTCTTTATTTCCTGCCAGAACCATTACCTCCAACGACTGGGAGTTGAATTGAAGTCCTTTCTCCAGTGAGGTCAAACGATTTTCGCGAAGGTCCACAATCTGCAACATGGGAATCGAACCAATGCCTTTTGGGATTAGTCCCGTAAAACGGTTATTTGCCAAATTTAAATGCCGCAAGTATGCCATGTTGTCGATCGTTGAGGGAATGTCTCCCCAGAAATTATTTCCAGGCAAGAGACACTCGATCATCGCAGGGAAATACAATCCAAATTTATCTGGCAGCGTTCCACTTAATCCAGCGAGTGAAAGATGCATATAACGCAGAGATGACAAGTTGAACAGATTCTCGAAGCCTCCTTGCAAATTTCTAGTAGCTTCAAGATCCAAAAATTTGAGTTTTTTCAATTTACCAATGCTTTTTGGAATTTTGCCGTGCAAGGTATTTTCACCGAGACTAAGCACTTGCAGTTCCGACAAGTTTCCAATGTCCTCGGGAATTTTCCCAGAAAGTTTATCCTCCATTTGGCAGCACAGTTGAATTTTCACCAGAGAATTCATCTGCACGAGAATTTTACCAGGAATCTGGCCCGACAGCTTGTTAAAGGCAAGATCGACTCGTAATACAGTAGTCATGTTGGCAGAAAGGATCTCGCCTATATCACCTTCCAATCCGTCATTACTTCCAATACACAAGCCCTGCAAATTTCGCAACATCCACAGGCTTCTCGGAAGGGTACCaatcaagttgttgtttgttaagAAGAGGCTTATAACGTAGCGGCTTGTGTTGTCGCATGTTACGCCATACCAGAGGCAATGCGATACTGAGTGGTTTCCCCAGTTCGACGAGTTGTACCAACTATGGCCCCTTGTTTGGTTAAATATCTCCATGAGGACCGCTTTTTCTTGCTGCGGTTTGGTTGTTGTATCCAATGTAGTATTAGGAATTGGGATCTCATGCAAACACCCATAAGCGAACTTTTCATCGTAGGTCAGGGGTACAAGTTTACTCGAATTGGCTGAAAAGCAAATAAACCACGAAGTCAATAGCGTCTGATCAAGTTTACACGACGTTGCCTTTAACGTTACTGGCAACGAAAAATTGATCAAACTGCGATGAAAAATTCCGTTCATTCATACTTTTAGACCTCCATCCCGACATTTACATATCAGCAAATCTCGTATTTATACAAAACCTCCTAATCATGGCGAATTTTAACCTCAATTAGACCGTAATGTACTGGAACCGCCAACGTTCGCGTTGCACCGATTGGTAGATTCGAATGGACTCAAATGCTTGAGAAAGGTTTATTGTGGATTTCAGGATCGCCTTTCTTGTTGCATTTTCGAAACATGAAGCTCACATTCGGCGAAAGTATGGGCACATCCCTAATCGATCGGATCCTGgtgtttttaaggacggtgcctaccattgttattgcgcatacgttctgcgcatctcgagatattcggatttcctatcggtgatgcttactaattcagggatatttttgcgcggtttaaaactattcggaaaaagtagatcttagtaagtgtccttggtatccaaaatgaaaatcggggtaaccatgcatttttgagagataattaagcttcagtttgagaaagaacgccatacattgttttgtaatttaaagctttttgcaaatattgttcttgaattatctttgaaaaatacgtggttacccccaattttctttttggatttcaataacacttgttaagatctacatttcctgcataatcacacaccggggaaaaaatatctttaattagtaggcaccgtccttaaggtgagaatttcactggtttggcgtcagttccAGCTGGAACAAGACGAGATCACTGACCGGCGGCTAGGTGTTGCCTGCCGGCGCCTTGTCTGTTTTCTTCACTCTCTAACCGGCGGTTACGAAAAGATCTCCCAAAATGACGCCTAAAACAGCTCGGAACGACCAAAAAACATAACGCAGGACCCATttgacactttgtttgatctttcacTGAAttatttactttcaaactttattgcagAGCAAATCGCAACCGCCGTAATAATCGTCTTTATTTATCCTCTACTGATCGATAAAAACACCACCATCGGAGGGTGGTCCGTCCGTGCTTTGATGTTTTGAGGAGAGCGGGCAGCTACACACAGGCTAACAGAAAAGTTGTGCATCGTCAATGATGACTGGCTCTGATGAAGGACCAACTCTCGAAACCTCAGCTTCAAATTTTGGTAATATCATGTGCACGAGTACATTGGGACGGGCTAAGGAAACGATATTAACTTTGGCGAATACATTTAATTTAAAGACGGCTATAGCATAAATCAGAATACATATACACTGAGAAAGCAATCGAAAGGCTTGTTTTAAACACACAATCGTCACAAATCGGAAATACCTGCCGGTAAGTCCTGCTGTAGATTTCTCAAGGGCACCAAACGAGccaattaagccaaaagcctttgagagacatttccaGACTCCTGGTGATGTATTAAGACTTCTAAAGAGATATTTTTTATCTCCTACAAACATTTGATCTCTTCGAAAATTTCACCTGagatcttcatttcagaaattgctactcgaacgttaccttctaagaacttcccagcCTTGAACCATTTGCTCGTCCGAAACTTCTACGTGACCGTTTGAAgtgtcaaaaattgcaaaaatatcccttccgcaAACGTAAGGGaatacttttccctggttgcgcaccttttaggtgatgtttttgtaaagaaatctacagctgtttggcaacgtagaaccgaaattcttagaacagtttgactctcccgaacattTATTTCAGCGAAGATTATCGATGGGTTCCCCTGATTTCTGCTATCATGTTAGTTTACCGGCGATTTCGGTGTATTCATTTCAGCGTCCTTACAATATCATTATTGGAAACACGTAGTAAGCCGGAAGTAAAAAGTTTATCTTGGGAAAGTCATCTTTGAGCAGTTCCACTCACGTGTTCTTGTTTCCCATACATCAGATCGCAAAGAGAGATCAGGGGCGAATCTAGAGTAAAAAAGATCTCAGCCAATCGGGAAATATACTCCGGTTGTTCAACTTGTTGGTAGCGTTTTTCATATTTTAAATAAGAGGCTAGAATTAGCCTAAACTCAGGCCTAAGAAAATACAGTCGTGTATGGTTAATtttagcactaaagaaaagaaaagagagaagtctgtccttctcacatcggccttacattgcgcttctcatgatgttcgaatGTGTACGTAGTGAATACTCGGACCCGGGTTATCTTCGTTATtggtggtgacaatgaccattGGACCATagaaacgaggtaaaaatagagtatttattccaaaatggctgagCACATTGTTTTTTGCTGGTTGATGGGTATTTTTGCTCAGTGTTtaagaaaggaaacgctaatagAACGGTTTAAGATTCGCGATTTGGTTGGTGAAACCTCCGAAATGGCacgtcgaaacatgttttgcagaaaaaaaaatgaaagagaaacgaagatTAGATGTGAAAATATCTTTCAAAGACGACCGACCTTTCGTGCAGTGatgcacgtaaaggtcactttgtcaagtgcgcgacacgtgaagatgtgcacttTGGTAGTTCAAATATATCTTGATACAGtcaaagctctcgtaagcggacaccctcgggacggGATAAAAATGTCCGTAACTGGAGCtggccgcttacgagaatggTTCTCGTAAGCGGCCACTAGAGGTGTAGGGGATAGATGGCCGCTTACGGGGGCTTGCCCAGCtaacaataaatattggtatacaaaaaaaaaccgtgctattaaatgacacttttgttttattgcgcCCTATACAATCCTTCGATAATAACGATAACTGAACAGTATTACAGTACTGTATACTGCAGTAATGGGAATGCACCTCagtgattttcaaaaataacaaatcagaATTGTAACCAACATTAACAGCCACTGCAACAAAAAGTTATGATACAGTTTAAATGTTTACGACATGTGTGTCTTTCAGTCAGGCTTCAACTTCTATTAGTCTGAGTAGTTACGATAGGTAACTGCGGATGGAAGACTGCTTCAAAGATTTAAGTTGCAAGTCCGTCAAGGCATCGTTTACGCGTGTGATGGCTTGCGACAGTTTTTCGTCTCCCTGCCAGTCAGAGAAATccaacaacttttttgaaagctcGAGTGCACCTTTCACTGAACTGACTTCTGGAGTCTTTAATTCTTCAGACTCTTCAATCGACTCTTCGTCACTTGCTTCAGTCCCCTCCGATGCCCCGAGGATGTCATTACGCATTTTCTCTCTCCAGTTGGGCAGTGTTGTGTCAACTGGAGGTTCGTGTGCATCAACCTCCACATCGACAAAAGATACGTCTAGATCTAGATGCGAGACAAGAGCTCCTCAATTTCGAGCAACTCTTCGCCGGCGAATGGATCGTCATCCATCTCGGTTTCCTGGTCTGGATACATTCCAACATGCTTGAAGCACTTTGAGATTACTTCTGATGGTACCTCCTCCCACGCGCTCACCATCCACCTTATTGCCATCAGAAGGTTAACAGACTTCACAATTACAAATGTGTACAAAGATGAGTCAGGCTGGGAACCACAACTGAATGAGGAAAGGATCTTGAAGCGTGAGCCAAACAATGTGAAGGACACAAATGCAGTAGCTATAGTGAGACTACGTGAAGAAGCGTATCATCAAGAACTGTCGACTCAAGAACACCCAAACACCATAAACAAGAACGATGAAATACTCGGACACATTCCTTTGAGGATGTCGCTGTTTGTTAGCAAGTTTTTAAAgcggggaacaaacaaaggaaagactgTTGTACGGGGAAAGCGAGTAAACAGAGGAGCTGGATACGGCTTAGAAATTCCTTGCCAGTATATTTTTTATGGTGACACTAAAATGTCTCTGCCTTGGCTAAAATCGAAACTTGAGTGCCTTGGCTACAATGTGCTGGCGGACAACGTTGTAATTCCAGTCACAAGCGCATGTGCTCGTTAATGTAACCGGACGTGGATaacgacaaaacaaacattgaaatatggtactgtaattactgtaaaatcattgtgacgacagcaaattaaaatggttgattgataa
It encodes the following:
- the LOC138036416 gene encoding putative leucine-rich repeat-containing protein DDB_G0281931 isoform X1: MESHFSIPGFFLGLFTVLLFNTFSARGYSTFSRRFSITSSKFHRHQILAAFRDGQDRSKNWANSSKLVPLTYDEKFAYGCLHEIPIPNTTLDTTTKPQQEKAVLMEIFNQTRGHSWYNSSNWGNHSVSHCLWYGVTCDNTSRYVISLFLTNNNLIGTLPRSLWMLRNLQGLCIGSNDGLEGDIGEILSANMTTVLRVDLAFNKLSGQIPGKILVQMNSLVKIQLCCQMEDKLSGKIPEDIGNLSELQVLSLGENTLHGKIPKSIGKLKKLKFLDLEATRNLQGGFENLFNLSSLRYMHLSLAGLSGTLPDKFGLYFPAMIECLLPGNNFWGDIPSTIDNMAYLRHLNLANNRFTGLIPKGIGSIPMLQIVDLRENRLTSLEKGLQFNSQSLEVMVLAGNKELTMRFDDFLASIRPINQSLRILNISLCHFFGTIPSKLWDFQSFISVDLSGNNISGELPPPPSNMLFLLSLVVSANNLSGQIPQQFAKLLALETLDVSKNPHMQKKDESGALPSYIMVDLTTLKRRNPSDRFRCPNARLSYNNGLVILDPSYYHYRLCICDIGFYGSGNTCLPCMEGAVCKDEMPPVQNMVIKAGYWPSSRDKNVTHMIRCSQVMGTSSQVITSCNPHGICYCGIKWEKDGNKSLSRITTVCKDSCICMKGSKDRFCSKCERGFYKQGILCFACPKSKTSVYILAALAVLTMALLTLAFSVFYENKRFLSVLFVFMQVILLAVLAMLRIIPGWLLELNVVALLIGLAGRGKAASGIFKIGVFYFQTLDALISSSDIWPEEVLEAQRFVSNVVNFRFSGLACVLPSLFTPLGGLIALILLPVICIAAISLYYALANAILRFRGLLDRRFLLRNNCLHLSIVSLNLTYFPIVKKTASVLASCGDDSGYRYFLEAPWLQCNGPTYKLLLAFGWLALVIYVVGVPFAVFLPLLQKYVGKRDQLDPNEQETLDSWLGSIYLSYKKEYRSYFEILFLLRRMLIAFSLSFIPRVLSFQTIAVCLVLIASLCFQLLFRPFRDSYQKIALENTAETLVLLTLHFSFMNIRYALLNPIRSSSIIWMLVVVNSIVLCGLVVCIILLLGRVPVVPANPHNPEEVRDQPTTSREDPDTMSSPLIDNGKDNDKYGTFEEDA
- the LOC138036416 gene encoding putative leucine-rich repeat-containing protein DDB_G0281931 isoform X2 is translated as MEIFNQTRGHSWYNSSNWGNHSVSHCLWYGVTCDNTSRYVISLFLTNNNLIGTLPRSLWMLRNLQGLCIGSNDGLEGDIGEILSANMTTVLRVDLAFNKLSGQIPGKILVQMNSLVKIQLCCQMEDKLSGKIPEDIGNLSELQVLSLGENTLHGKIPKSIGKLKKLKFLDLEATRNLQGGFENLFNLSSLRYMHLSLAGLSGTLPDKFGLYFPAMIECLLPGNNFWGDIPSTIDNMAYLRHLNLANNRFTGLIPKGIGSIPMLQIVDLRENRLTSLEKGLQFNSQSLEVMVLAGNKELTMRFDDFLASIRPINQSLRILNISLCHFFGTIPSKLWDFQSFISVDLSGNNISGELPPPPSNMLFLLSLVVSANNLSGQIPQQFAKLLALETLDVSKNPHMQKKDESGALPSYIMVDLTTLKRRNPSDRFRCPNARLSYNNGLVILDPSYYHYRLCICDIGFYGSGNTCLPCMEGAVCKDEMPPVQNMVIKAGYWPSSRDKNVTHMIRCSQVMGTSSQVITSCNPHGICYCGIKWEKDGNKSLSRITTVCKDSCICMKGSKDRFCSKCERGFYKQGILCFACPKSKTSVYILAALAVLTMALLTLAFSVFYENKRFLSVLFVFMQVILLAVLAMLRIIPGWLLELNVVALLIGLAGRGKAASGIFKIGVFYFQTLDALISSSDIWPEEVLEAQRFVSNVVNFRFSGLACVLPSLFTPLGGLIALILLPVICIAAISLYYALANAILRFRGLLDRRFLLRNNCLHLSIVSLNLTYFPIVKKTASVLASCGDDSGYRYFLEAPWLQCNGPTYKLLLAFGWLALVIYVVGVPFAVFLPLLQKYVGKRDQLDPNEQETLDSWLGSIYLSYKKEYRSYFEILFLLRRMLIAFSLSFIPRVLSFQTIAVCLVLIASLCFQLLFRPFRDSYQKIALENTAETLVLLTLHFSFMNIRYALLNPIRSSSIIWMLVVVNSIVLCGLVVCIILLLGRVPVVPANPHNPEEVRDQPTTSREDPDTMSSPLIDNGKDNDKYGTFEEDA